GATAGCCTCAATCCGCGTCATACATAACCTCGGTCGACCCCCCATCGTGACGGAACGCCCGCTGACAAGAATCCTTCCACAGAGGTCCGCACTGAGGACGACCTCTTCGGTCCCGGTGCCCAGCCCGGTACCGTCCCTACCGATCTCGAGCAAGCCACCGGTCTGGAGCGTCTGGAGATTCTCGGTAAGATGGAGGGTGTCGACATCTTCGATATGCGCCCTCTCGACGCCAGCCGCCTTGGCACGATGGCCGAGCCCATCATCGTCCGATCCGCCGGTGAGGAGCAGTTCGCTGGTTGCACCGGTTTCCCCGCCGACTCTCACAACGTTCACTGGCTCGGCGTAAGTCTTGATCCTGCGATCCCGGACGGATGGAAGTGAATTGCTGACATTATAACTCTGAAGCTCACCCGCGAGCGCCCCATTGAGCGATGCCCCGAGTGCGGCAGTGTCTACAAGATGGACTACGTCGGCCCCGAGGatgaccaccaccaccaccaccctcccGAGTTCGAGGAGCCCAAGACCTTTGCCGATTACATCAAGCCCGAGTACCGATACCGATAAATGCATTGCGCCGAGGGCCATTGAAGGGGCGGGGCTGTAGTATCAGTGAAAACTAGACGGATGTGGATAGTGCCCTGGGGAGAGGTGTTGTTTTGTGTAGATTAGGGTGCTTATTCCCTGTGTCAATTTACTAGCTTCCAGAAGTTGATGTTGACAGTAATTGGACTGCGTGTATTGTGAGGTTTTAGCCATGGCTTCATAGAAGCAATGCTCGAGGTTCTAAACGCGTATCTTGAAGAGAGTAGGTGATGTCATCCAACACGACATGACATGTTTCCAAGAGCCGACTAGGACCCTACCCGAGGTGAAGTCAATGCCAGCCCTACCACGTCAATTCATCCGAACGCTGCCTCAACTGACCCCGGCTCACTCGGCTTGCTCTTTTCAAATTTCAATGTGAGCTCAGTCAAGATGGCAGCCGTCTTCAGGAGAAGATTGGTTCCATAGACGTATCGTATCCAGAATACTGGTCGGCATGTAGACCCTTCATCGTCGGTttcctcaaggtcatggtGGTGTGATGGCATAGCCTCCCCGGCGGCCGCGAATGGGTCAAAAACGTCGGCTGGGGTTCATCCTTGGCTGCGCCTCCGTGTTGATGTAAAAAGTCGCATTGGTTCCCACGTccgacatcctcatccctcgtcctcatcaaaACTCAGCTTAATCTTtttggccttcttcttgggttTCCGattcttgacagcctccttGTCAGCGTCTccgttcttgtcctttttgCCATTGGCCTCCTTGTCGGCTGGctcttcagcagcttcacCGATGACCTTTCCGACTTTGCGTTTTCGGCCTCCAATGGCTGCCTTGCTCTCCGGTTCCTTTGTCGATTCCTTTTCTGCTGAAGGATCCAGTGAATGATTTGCCGGCTCCTTGACTATCCCGTCCTTGTCGACCTCCAAGTTCACAACGttcccatcctcatccacgACAAGAGGTacatcttcagcctcttcacTACTTGACCGCTTCTTGGCTGACCTTCGTTGCGCAGCGAGGAGAGGATCAGGACCAGTCGCACCCGCAGCTTGAGCACGCAGGGCAGCGAGAAATGGCGGTGCCGAGTTGTCGTAAGAGAGGTTCTTGGATGTTATTTTGGGAGGCATTTTTGTTGTCAGGTCAGACCATATCAGAAGCTGACATAAAAGAAGTCGAGAAGCGCCCCAGCCAGGCAAGGTAAGATTTCCCCAGATTTTTGTTTCTGATGCAAGCTGTGGTGCTGGTTGGACAGGATGCGAGCGACGTCAGCTGTCAGCAAGGCGGCTCTTTGTCAGCTCCTTTGATACCAAGATCTGATTCTAGCCGCAGCCGCTCTCGGCGCGCTTCACGCTTCCAAGATCCACGACCGCGCGTGCATGTGACGGCTTCTATCCGCTCCGCTCCGTCCAAGCAAGTCAGTCGCTGGCCAGGAAAAAAACTTGGATGCCCGTCCAATTCCGCCCTAGACTGTTATCAGCGATGGGCTTGCATGAGACACGTGGGGCAGCGCTAGCCACAGGTAGGCAAGGAGGCTTCTCGTCTGGCtggcgaggaagaaaaaagggAGATTCGATTCTCCTGCTGTGAGAACCTAATCACaacttccttctccttgcaaGGGACAGAGACCAGCGCAATTCCAGCTATGCCGGGGTCGCGCAGGGGAGTCCCGGACCGGGAGATACCAATATTCCGCCTTTTTAGGTAAACCTGCGGCCCCTGATTGGACCCGGGCCTCTGTGCTGCAGGCGGTCTATTGGCCCACGGACTCCCCGCTCCCCCCTGCAGGTTCCAGGGATCTCAGAAATGTGGCTTCCAGCTTTCCTTAGGTTGGGTCTGGCAGTGGATGGCAAAGTTAGCATCATGTTGCCGCTGTGGCCTCTGCACACATCATATcaccaccactaccaccaccaccttcagCAAGCATCAAGCATTCATTGCCTTGGCGCATCGCGG
This Fusarium keratoplasticum isolate Fu6.1 chromosome 6, whole genome shotgun sequence DNA region includes the following protein-coding sequences:
- a CDS encoding DUF4604 domain-containing protein; its protein translation is MPPKITSKNLSYDNSAPPFLAALRAQAAGATGPDPLLAAQRRSAKKRSSSEEAEDVPLVVDEDGNVVNLEVDKDGIVKEPANHSLDPSAEKESTKEPESKAAIGGRKRKVGKVIGEAAEEPADKEANGKKDKNGDADKEAVKNRKPKKKAKKIKLSFDEDEG